AGAAGTTACCAATTGCTTTGTGGTCGTAAATTACTTAATGCTGCTTTCTGGAGTAGCCAGAATTAAGTGAAAATGATCAAGACGCAAAGGCTTCTGCATGGTTCTCTCAAAACATAATTATCTGCCTACCTAGACAATATTTTTGGATATCATGTAATGTTACTGTTATGCCCAAAATGCTGTCTGGATAGGCTGCTCACcatattttaatgcatgtttatGTGAAGTTGCTGGTCAAAGGGTGTTTAATGGCAGTTTTCTCATGTAAAATTATACTGTTTATGTAAATAGCTCGCAAAAGACTTGCTGCACCCGACCCccgaggaggagaggaggaggcaCAAGAAGAAGCGCCTCGTACAGAGTCCCAATTCTTATTTCATGGATGTCAAGTGTCCAGGTGAGTGTCCTTCACATGATTCTGGATAATTGGGCTGGTCAGTGTCTGAACGGTCTTAATGTTTCTCTTGTTTTCAGGTTGTTATAAGATCACAACGGTGTTCAGCCATGCACAAACAGTCGTGCTTTGTGTCGGTTGCTCAACTGTGTTGTGTCAGCCCACCGGAGGAAAAGCTCGACTCACAgaaggtttgtttttgtttttactcaAACTCAGACATATTTAGGATCAACAGTGCAATGGAGAAATGACAATGTAACAATACAGTTATTGGGGTTATGAGGGTTTCTGTTATTCTACTAAAGTTATTGTCTTGACCTTTGACATTAACAGTAGTGGatctaattttaaaataaaaataggttCAGCATTGCTTTATAAGAATCAGGGACGCGCCTTTATAGtatttatacaaatttatacatattttctgCACTGAGACTCGTGAGCCATGTGAATTGTATCAATCAGAggtattaaaaattgttgcagtttgaaatgcattttaaaatacatttatttcacactccgtccaaaataaatatcttaaatatgTTTGATACTGTAGcttcaatatatattttaatttgactattgctctgtaaataaaatttgaattaaaaactttttttttttttttacagtacaatagtaTT
This portion of the Onychostoma macrolepis isolate SWU-2019 chromosome 19, ASM1243209v1, whole genome shotgun sequence genome encodes:
- the rps27.1 gene encoding 40S ribosomal protein S27.1, which translates into the protein MPLAKDLLHPTPEEERRRHKKKRLVQSPNSYFMDVKCPGCYKITTVFSHAQTVVLCVGCSTVLCQPTGGKARLTEGCSFRRKQH